One Myxococcales bacterium genomic window carries:
- a CDS encoding alpha/beta fold hydrolase: MRQRRHPPGHLLWRGVVAAASDLLMVSGVYPFVPHAGMAWSRWRKERPSPPGQVRVAVREWGAALALSAARPLGFLPLPGRSTQGPRPIILLHGYAMNRANFIVLARRLAAAGLGPVLGFEYWTLGKTGSAARRLARYVDEVCAATGAVEVDLIGHSMGGVVGRYYVTLGGGDARVANLITLGSPHSGTDVSAIGLGAPTKELFLNSTLIQRLDAAPRPSHSRMTVIWSRSDALVPGARHARIDGVDEVLYDDLGHLSLLTDRRVADEVIARLAR; encoded by the coding sequence ATGCGGCAGCGACGACACCCGCCCGGGCACCTGCTGTGGCGGGGCGTGGTGGCGGCGGCGTCCGATCTGCTGATGGTGAGCGGGGTGTACCCGTTCGTGCCCCACGCCGGCATGGCGTGGTCGCGCTGGCGCAAGGAGCGGCCGTCGCCGCCGGGCCAGGTGCGCGTGGCGGTGCGCGAGTGGGGCGCGGCGCTGGCGCTGTCAGCGGCGCGGCCGCTGGGCTTCCTGCCGCTGCCGGGGCGGTCGACCCAGGGCCCGCGCCCGATCATCCTGCTGCACGGCTACGCGATGAACCGCGCGAACTTCATCGTGCTGGCCCGCCGGCTCGCGGCCGCCGGCCTGGGGCCGGTGCTCGGCTTCGAGTACTGGACCCTGGGCAAGACCGGCAGCGCCGCGCGCCGGCTAGCCCGGTACGTCGACGAGGTCTGCGCCGCGACCGGCGCCGTCGAGGTCGATCTGATCGGTCACTCGATGGGCGGCGTGGTCGGGCGCTACTACGTCACCCTCGGGGGCGGCGACGCCCGGGTCGCCAACCTGATCACCCTCGGCTCGCCCCACAGCGGCACCGACGTCAGCGCGATCGGCCTGGGCGCGCCGACCAAGGAGCTGTTCCTCAACTCGACCTTGATCCAGCGGCTCGACGCCGCGCCCCGGCCCAGCCACAGCCGCATGACCGTCATCTGGTCGCGGTCCGACGCGCTCGTGCCCGGCGCTCGCCACGCGCGCATCGACGGCGTCGACGAGGTGCTCTACGACGACCTCGGCCACCTGTCGTTGCTCACCGACCGCCGGGTGGCGGACGAGGTGATCGCGCGGCTTGCTCGGTAG
- the miaB gene encoding tRNA (N6-isopentenyl adenosine(37)-C2)-methylthiotransferase MiaB, translating to MNVADSELLLGVLTGAGYAAVGRPEDADVVVVNTCAVREKAETKVVNRAHELGALQRKRPELVISIVGCMAEHLKDGLADLAPVDVIAGPDSYRRLPELLAEARARRGGAAGAVVDVRLDKDETYEGLDGADGGDGVSGFVTIQRGCDKFCTFCVVPFTRGRERGTAPREVLRQVRALVERGYKEVSLLGQTVNSYAWEDTTFAQLLRAVARIDGLERIRFTSPYPVDFTDDVIAAIAEEPKIGKYVHLPVQSGSDAVLARMRRGYTVAEYLAIVARLRAAVPTIALSTDVLSGFAGETDADHAATLDLMRAVRFDSAFMFAYSERDLTFAAKKLPDDVAPAIKQRRLAEIVALQDRISSEVFAAQVGRAARVLVHHPSKRNPAELMGRTDEWKTVILPAGVGAPGQLIDVTITRSTQATLFGVPR from the coding sequence ATGAACGTCGCGGACTCCGAGCTCCTGCTCGGCGTGCTGACCGGCGCCGGCTACGCGGCGGTGGGCCGGCCCGAGGACGCCGACGTGGTCGTGGTCAACACCTGCGCGGTGCGCGAGAAGGCCGAGACCAAGGTGGTCAACCGCGCCCACGAGCTGGGCGCGTTGCAGCGCAAGCGGCCCGAGCTGGTGATCTCGATCGTCGGCTGCATGGCCGAGCACCTCAAGGACGGCCTGGCCGACCTGGCCCCGGTCGACGTGATCGCCGGCCCCGACAGCTACCGGCGCCTGCCCGAGCTCCTGGCCGAGGCCCGAGCCCGGCGCGGCGGCGCCGCCGGCGCGGTCGTCGACGTCCGGCTCGACAAGGACGAGACCTACGAGGGCCTCGACGGCGCCGACGGCGGCGACGGCGTGTCGGGGTTCGTGACGATCCAGCGCGGCTGCGACAAGTTCTGCACCTTCTGCGTCGTGCCGTTCACGCGCGGGCGCGAGCGCGGCACCGCCCCGCGCGAGGTCCTGCGCCAGGTGCGGGCGCTGGTCGAGCGCGGCTACAAGGAGGTCTCGCTGCTCGGGCAGACGGTGAACTCGTACGCGTGGGAGGACACGACGTTCGCCCAGCTCCTGCGGGCGGTGGCGCGGATCGACGGGCTCGAGCGGATCCGCTTCACCTCGCCCTACCCGGTCGACTTCACCGACGACGTGATCGCGGCCATCGCCGAGGAGCCCAAGATCGGCAAGTACGTCCACCTGCCGGTGCAGTCGGGCTCCGACGCGGTGCTGGCGCGGATGCGCCGCGGCTACACCGTGGCCGAGTACCTGGCGATCGTGGCGCGGCTGCGCGCGGCGGTGCCGACGATCGCGCTGTCGACCGACGTCCTGTCGGGCTTCGCCGGCGAGACCGACGCCGACCACGCCGCCACGCTCGACCTGATGCGGGCGGTCCGGTTCGACAGCGCGTTCATGTTCGCGTACTCCGAGCGCGACCTGACCTTCGCGGCCAAGAAGCTGCCCGACGACGTGGCGCCCGCGATCAAGCAGCGCCGCCTGGCCGAGATCGTCGCGCTCCAGGATCGGATCTCGAGCGAGGTGTTCGCCGCCCAGGTCGGCCGCGCCGCCCGGGTGCTGGTGCACCACCCCAGCAAGCGCAACCCGGCCGAGCTGATGGGCCGCACCGACGAGTGGAAGACGGTGATCCTGCCGGCCGGGGTCGGCGCGCCCGGCCAGCTGATCGACGTCACGATCACCCGCTCGACCCAGGCCACCCTGTTCGGTGTGCCGCGGTGA